The following proteins come from a genomic window of Paucimonas lemoignei:
- a CDS encoding sam-dependent methyltransferase, with translation MTNEAFAQADPEWLALISSAREWLSGPLGQLLLQEERRMLEEELGRFFGGYLVHYGPSAETPPAAQQVQRNVRLGAPLPGVEIVCEEQAWPLSEHAADVVVMQHGLDFCLSPHGLLREAASSVRPGGHLLIVGINPWSTWGLRHLFAKDALHKARCISPSRVADWLNLLGFALEKRRFGCYRPPLASASWQARLAGLERLGNGWQSPGGGFYLLVARKLVVGLRPLREQRREPMGKLIPLPMAKVNRSTCEPEQR, from the coding sequence ATGACCAATGAAGCATTCGCCCAGGCTGATCCGGAGTGGCTCGCACTGATCAGTTCAGCGCGCGAATGGTTGTCCGGGCCTCTGGGGCAGCTGTTATTGCAGGAAGAACGCCGGATGCTCGAAGAGGAGCTCGGGCGTTTTTTTGGCGGGTATCTGGTCCATTACGGCCCCTCCGCAGAAACCCCGCCTGCAGCGCAACAGGTCCAGCGCAACGTGCGCCTCGGGGCGCCGCTGCCGGGGGTGGAAATTGTCTGCGAAGAACAGGCCTGGCCGCTCAGCGAACATGCCGCTGACGTGGTAGTCATGCAGCACGGCCTGGATTTCTGCCTGTCGCCCCACGGCCTGTTGCGTGAAGCGGCCAGCAGCGTGCGCCCCGGCGGGCATCTGCTGATCGTCGGCATCAACCCTTGGAGTACCTGGGGTTTGCGCCATCTTTTCGCCAAGGATGCGCTGCATAAAGCGCGCTGCATTTCGCCGTCACGGGTGGCGGACTGGCTGAACCTGCTGGGCTTCGCGCTGGAGAAACGGCGCTTCGGATGCTATCGTCCGCCGCTTGCTTCAGCGAGCTGGCAAGCACGTCTTGCAGGCCTCGAACGTCTCGGTAATGGCTGGCAGAGCCCTGGCGGCGGCTTCTATTTATTGGTTGCCCGCAAACTGGTGGTGGGGCTGCGGCCGTTGCGCGAGCAGCGTCGCGAGCCGATGGGCAAGCTGATTCCGCTGCCCATGGCCAAGGTCAATCGCAGCACTTGCGAGCCTGAACAGCGCTGA
- a CDS encoding acetyltransferase encodes MANPALSIRVADECFEDYILNSEFTFTVSGYALAQVGERVDCWKIEPVEPYRKNYGIDSQEFCDYRDASDSTVLVAWLGEQAVGHMVLSTHWNGFAHIDELAVDAAARRNGVARALLDVARFWSRKRDLPGIMLETQNNNLAACRLYESYGFVVGGVDHLRYRGIDPQTREAAIFWYLMFG; translated from the coding sequence ATGGCAAATCCGGCGCTAAGCATCCGGGTGGCAGACGAATGCTTCGAGGATTACATCCTCAACAGCGAGTTCACCTTCACGGTCAGCGGTTATGCGCTGGCGCAGGTGGGGGAGCGCGTGGATTGCTGGAAGATTGAGCCGGTTGAGCCCTATCGCAAGAATTACGGCATTGATTCCCAGGAGTTCTGCGATTACCGCGACGCGTCCGATAGCACCGTGCTGGTCGCCTGGCTGGGTGAGCAGGCCGTCGGGCATATGGTGCTGAGCACCCATTGGAATGGCTTTGCACACATTGACGAGTTGGCGGTCGATGCCGCCGCACGGCGCAACGGCGTCGCCCGTGCGTTGCTGGACGTGGCGCGGTTCTGGAGCCGCAAGCGTGATTTGCCGGGGATCATGCTGGAGACTCAGAACAATAATCTGGCGGCTTGTCGTCTGTATGAGAGTTATGGGTTTGTGGTCGGCGGTGTTGATCATCTGCGTTATCGCGGGATTGATCCGCAGACGCGGGAGGCGGCGATTTTTTGGTATTTGATGTTTGGGTGA
- the azr gene encoding NADPH-dependent FMN reductase: protein MSQVYSIAVVVGSLRAESINRKIALALADLAPANLQLKIVEIGDLPLYNEDTDTATSTPPAYAAFRQQIGAADGVLFVTPEYNRSVPGALKNAIDVGSRPYGKSSWSGKPGAVISASPGAIGGFGANHHLRQSLVFLNVPCLQQPEAYLGNAGTFFDAAGTLSEQTRPFLQTFINAYAAWVEQIKKA, encoded by the coding sequence ATGAGTCAGGTTTATTCAATCGCGGTCGTTGTGGGCAGCCTGCGTGCCGAGTCCATCAACCGGAAAATCGCCCTCGCATTGGCCGACCTCGCTCCAGCGAACCTGCAATTGAAGATTGTCGAGATTGGCGACTTGCCGCTCTACAACGAAGACACCGATACCGCGACCTCGACGCCACCGGCATACGCGGCATTTCGCCAGCAGATCGGCGCGGCAGACGGGGTTCTGTTTGTCACCCCGGAATACAACCGTTCGGTGCCGGGTGCGCTGAAAAATGCTATCGACGTTGGGTCGCGCCCATACGGTAAAAGCTCGTGGAGCGGTAAGCCGGGTGCGGTGATCAGTGCTTCGCCAGGCGCCATCGGTGGTTTCGGTGCCAACCATCACTTGCGCCAGTCCCTGGTGTTTCTCAACGTCCCGTGCCTGCAGCAACCTGAAGCCTACCTGGGCAATGCCGGGACCTTCTTTGACGCCGCCGGTACCCTGTCGGAACAGACCCGACCGTTCCTGCAAACCTTCATCAATGCCTATGCGGCCTGGGTGGAGCAGATCAAAAAAGCCTGA
- the rnhA gene encoding ribonuclease H yields MSDTVELFTDGACKGNPGPGGWGALLVCQGVEKELWGGEANTTNNRMELTGAIRGLEELKRSCNVTLVTDSQYVMKGITEWMVNWKKRGWKTAAKEPVKNADLWKLLDEQVNRHTVTWQWVRGHIGHPGNERADQLANRGVDEVRGIKHA; encoded by the coding sequence ATGAGCGATACTGTTGAACTGTTCACTGATGGTGCCTGCAAAGGCAACCCTGGCCCTGGCGGCTGGGGGGCGTTACTGGTCTGCCAGGGAGTCGAAAAGGAGCTGTGGGGTGGCGAAGCCAACACCACCAATAACCGCATGGAGCTGACCGGGGCCATTCGTGGCCTTGAAGAGCTCAAGCGTTCCTGCAATGTGACCCTGGTGACCGACTCGCAATATGTGATGAAAGGCATCACCGAGTGGATGGTCAACTGGAAAAAGCGCGGCTGGAAGACGGCCGCCAAAGAGCCGGTGAAAAACGCTGATCTCTGGAAGTTGCTGGATGAACAAGTCAATCGCCACACCGTGACCTGGCAATGGGTGCGGGGCCATATCGGCCACCCGGGCAACGAGCGCGCCGACCAGTTGGCCAACCGTGGTGTGGATGAAGTAAGAGGCATCAAGCATGCGTAG
- the gloB gene encoding hydroxyacylglutathione hydrolase encodes MIQIDALPAFTDNYIWLLQDPSSKRCAVVDPGDAGPVLDWLAQHPEWTLCDILVTHHHHDHVGGVAQLKQHTGATVSGPAAENIPARDVDLTDNDRINVLGLDFDVFTVPGHTLGHIAFYHASTPEPLLFCGDTLFAAGCGRLFEGTPAQMHQSLSRLNELPDNTLVYCTHEYTLTNLRFAQAVEPHNADIAARLTQVTQWRSENRISLPSNLALERLTNPFIRTNETSVKEKADERAGTSNQSPSEIFAALRAWKDSF; translated from the coding sequence ATGATACAGATCGACGCATTGCCCGCTTTTACCGACAACTACATCTGGTTGTTACAAGATCCTTCCAGCAAACGCTGCGCTGTGGTCGATCCCGGTGACGCTGGGCCAGTGCTCGACTGGCTCGCGCAACACCCGGAATGGACCCTGTGCGACATTCTGGTCACCCACCACCATCACGATCACGTCGGCGGTGTTGCCCAGCTCAAACAACACACGGGCGCCACAGTCTCGGGACCTGCCGCCGAGAACATTCCGGCGCGCGATGTCGACCTGACCGACAACGACCGCATCAACGTGCTGGGCCTGGACTTCGATGTCTTCACCGTACCGGGCCATACCCTTGGGCACATAGCCTTTTATCACGCGAGCACACCCGAGCCACTGTTGTTCTGCGGCGACACACTGTTCGCGGCCGGTTGCGGACGCCTGTTCGAGGGCACACCGGCGCAAATGCACCAGTCATTGAGCCGTTTGAATGAACTGCCGGACAACACCCTGGTGTACTGCACCCACGAATACACCCTGACTAATCTGCGCTTCGCCCAGGCAGTGGAACCGCACAACGCCGACATCGCCGCGCGCCTGACTCAAGTGACCCAGTGGCGCAGCGAAAATCGCATCAGCCTGCCTTCAAATCTAGCCCTGGAACGTCTCACGAACCCATTCATTCGTACTAATGAAACATCTGTTAAAGAAAAAGCGGACGAACGGGCTGGCACCTCCAATCAGTCGCCAAGCGAGATTTTTGCTGCCTTGAGGGCCTGGAAAGACAGCTTCTGA
- the dnaQ gene encoding DNA polymerase III subunit epsilon yields MRSVVLDTETTGMPVTDGHRIIEIGCVELIGRRLTGRHFHVYLQPDRESDEGAIGVHGITNEFLVGKPRFAEVADEFFEFIKGAQLIIHNAPFDVGFINNEFALMGQRDRANITDHCTVLDTLLMARERHPGQRNSLDALCKRYGVDNSGRELHGALLDSEILADVYLTMTGGQTSLSLAGNASDGNGSGEGSGNTATEIRRLPSDRPRCRVIQASESELAEHDVRMAAIAKSAGAPALWVQLQEAAAQAPA; encoded by the coding sequence ATGCGTAGTGTTGTACTCGATACCGAAACGACCGGTATGCCGGTCACTGACGGCCACCGGATCATCGAGATCGGTTGCGTCGAATTGATCGGCCGTCGCCTGACCGGGCGGCATTTCCACGTTTACCTGCAACCGGATCGCGAGAGCGACGAGGGCGCCATCGGCGTCCACGGCATCACCAACGAATTTCTGGTGGGCAAGCCACGCTTTGCCGAAGTCGCCGATGAGTTCTTCGAGTTCATCAAAGGCGCACAGTTGATCATCCACAACGCGCCGTTCGACGTTGGCTTCATCAACAACGAATTTGCCCTCATGGGCCAGCGTGATCGCGCCAACATCACTGACCATTGCACGGTGCTCGACACCTTGCTCATGGCCCGTGAACGCCATCCGGGCCAGCGCAACAGCCTTGATGCCCTGTGCAAACGCTATGGCGTCGACAACTCCGGCCGTGAGCTTCACGGCGCGTTGCTCGACTCCGAGATCCTTGCTGACGTTTACCTGACCATGACCGGTGGCCAGACCAGTCTGTCCCTGGCGGGCAATGCCAGTGACGGCAATGGTTCCGGAGAAGGATCGGGCAATACGGCCACCGAAATCCGCAGGCTGCCGAGCGATCGCCCGCGTTGCCGTGTGATCCAGGCCAGCGAGAGCGAGCTGGCCGAACATGACGTGCGCATGGCCGCCATCGCCAAATCGGCGGGTGCGCCCGCATTGTGGGTGCAGTTGCAAGAGGCCGCGGCCCAGGCCCCGGCATGA